The following are encoded in a window of Castanea sativa cultivar Marrone di Chiusa Pesio chromosome 9, ASM4071231v1 genomic DNA:
- the LOC142608708 gene encoding uncharacterized protein LOC142608708, with amino-acid sequence MDEKSVGMISLKESLSWKVYVDGAANQRSGVRLVIISPDKIVIEKSLRMGFSATNNEAEYEALLIGMNMVQKMEGKNVQVFSDSRLVVGQVEGELEARHSRMQEYLSQVRRLQSNFESFTLVQISRNRNTHADSLATLATSSAHSLPRVILVEDLCTPTKISVSVVRVHQIKVGPSWMDLVVLYLKENILLGEKSDADKVRRKAPWFWLSEDQKLYKRSFSGPYLLCVHLEAMELLLEELHEGICGSHIGGRSLSHRALTQIYWWPNM; translated from the coding sequence atggatgaaaaatcagttggcatgatctcccTGAAGGAATCTTTATCGTGGAAGGTGTACGTAGATGGTGCAGCAAATCAAAGATCTGGAGTAAGGCTGGTTATAATATCTCCAGATAAGATCGTTATTGAAAAGTCTTTGAGGATGGGTTTTTCAGCCacgaataatgaagccgagtatgaagctctgCTAATAGGGATGaatatggttcagaaaatggaAGGGAAGAACGTGCAGGTGTTCTCGGACTCAAGATTGGTtgtaggccaagtggaaggggAGTTAGAAGCTAGACACTCGAGAATGCAGGAATATCTGAGTCAGGTTAGACGTttgcaatcaaattttgaatctttcacTTTAGTGCAAATCTCTAGAAACAGGAATACTCATGCCGACTCTCTAGCCAccttggcaacatcctcggcacACAGTTTACCTCGGGTTATTCTAGTTGAAGATTTGTGTACGCCAACTAAGATAAGTGTAAGCGTAGTTCGTGTTCACCAGATCAaagtgggacctagttggatggaccttGTGGTGCTGTATCTTAAAGAGAATATTTTACTTGGGGAAAAATCTGATGCCGACAAAGTACGAAGGAAGGCTCCTTGGTTTtggctgtccgaggatcagaagttaTACAAGCGCTCTTTTTCTGGCCCATACCTACTGTGTGTACACCTAGAAGCGATGGAGCTGCttttagaagaattgcatgaagggatttgtggaagtcatataGGGGGAAGATCCTTGTCCCATAGAGCTCTTACTCAAAtatattggtggcctaatatgtaG